TCCTAGTTCCAAGTAACCTTCTAAAATTTTGCACACTGGCTTTGGAAATATGTGACATCGTAGATGGAATGCTGGATAATCTTTTCGGATACAAATAAATTGACCTGTGAGTTCTTCCCCCTGTCTACAACAGTTTGCTTGGAAACCCCGATTCTAGGTAATCTATGCAAGATAAAGCCCAAACTGCCCACACAATGCTCGCTGCTTCTCTAACGCAAATACTAGATTTTCCTTATAAAAACATCATGCTTTTTCTGCTCATACAAAAGTTTTGATGGATACAGCAGGAGAACCACCGCATTAAACCTCTAAACACCAGCCAGCCATTATAAGAACCAAGAGACTGCTCCTCTTTGGGGTAGTATGAACTCACTACAGTAAGATTACCACGATATTCTCAAAATCAGATGCATCTATacgtatttttatttatttatttatttttgcgcAATTGGACGCATTGTTACATCACTATTGAATCCTTTCAGGCCCTTCAACAATTCATTCATCTATCATCTTTCTTGAGGAATCTTTAGTGTTACATTTTCCAGTACTGAGACGAAGAGAGATCACTTCTTTTAATGGTTGGCCAAATGACAATGTCTTCCTTCTTTACCGAACACTagcaaactagcataatcttaTGCTACTATAGCATCAGCAGTTCAATGTGAACTAGACTCGGGAATCAGGATCATGACATGGAAGAATATTGACTAATCACCAATCATCCGATGCATTATGTACTACTCAAATGGAGTCGAATTAGAATTGGCCTACAACGTATATACTCCATGGTATAAAGATAATACTCAgccaaagaaaacaagaagctTAAACAATGATCTCACCTGTCGAGGAGGGTGGCACAACCACGACATGCATAGTGGAACTATTTGGAGGAAGTTGCAAGCGAAGCGGGAAGAGCTTCCCATTCAATGGGCTTCGAGAGCACACGATAATGCCCTGCATCGCCGTCTCCCCCTCCAACTTCCGAGTCAATTCCTCCACATTGTTCCCCCTGAAGTTCAACGAATAGCCTTCCATATCTTCCCCTTCGACATTCCCGTTTTCATCGGCAATATGGTAGTATATGGTCCTCCCTTCAATTTTTGGGGGTGACCCAACATAAGAATCATTCGACTGCACAAGCAAATCCAAGAACAAATTAAGTCACTTCCCGCACTGAACATCAACTAGCTCGAGTAATGACAGATCAACGGTGAACTCAGCCCAATGGAGAAGTCTTTTAAGGTCCAATGCAACTGTTCTTCACAAGCACCATGTATCAGATCGAACAACTTGTCCTCAAAGGATTACTCAGTGACAAAATCAAATCTTGGCAGACATCAATCTATCTATTAACAATTGGCTACTCCATCTCTCCTCAAGCACTTGCACAAAATAAATCCGCAAAGACCATTCGTAGATAATAAATAAACACAGAAAAGAGAGACGAAGTGGAAACACGCACCTCCTGCCTAGAGAATCGCCCGGAATTCGCCGATGAGGACGACGGCGACGCGGTCTCCGAGCCGAGGGAGGAGTCGAAGTGGTCGAGGGGCTCGACGGGGCGCATCGCGGTGGGGGAATGGACCTCGATCTCGATGACGTCGACGTCCCAGAGGACCCACTCCTGGGTGGCGGTGTGGTGGGGGACGTCGTGAGTGACGGAGTTGCGCCACGGGGGGAGGCCGCCGTTGGCGCGGAGGAAGTGGCCGTAGCGGGTGCGGAGCTTGACGTGGGTGCCCTCCCTCACGGCCTCCCACTCGAGGGAGGAGTCGAGGCGGCGGGGGAGGGACTGGATGACCTTGCGCCCCGTCATGCCGAGGAGGAAGGGCTGGTTGGAGGCGGTGAGGTACTTGCCGTAGCGGCTCTTGAGGCGGACGACGGAGTCGGAGTTGAGGACGAACTCGACGGACCACCGGGCGTTGGGGGAGGACCCGTCGCGGGCCTGCACGACgccctcctcgtcctcctccgcGACGAGGTACTTGTCGTGGCGGCTCCGGAGGCGCACCACCTTGGCGTTGCGGAAGAACTCCATGCCCGATAGGAGGCAGTAGCCGGCGCCGGAGATCTGTCGGAACGAGGAGAGAGGGGAAAGGTGATCGAGGATGAGTTCACACGGGAAGATAATAAGACAGACAGTCATACATGTCGTGACGCGACAAGACAATGCGCAGCGAGTTTAAGGAATAAGAAAATGGGGAAGAAGATGCCAAGTCAGCGAACAGCCGAAAAGTCAAAGACGATCTCCGTGGGCGGTGACTGCGCGGGCCGGGGCCCCACAACGAGGGGGGATCCGAGTACATTCGGGCCCACCAGGGAGGTTCCCTCTCTTAtcccacacttttttttttttgattcgAGTGAATCGGCAGGTCTATCTTTTGGGAAGTGGCGTGAATCCATGATTCACGGCAATTctaacaattttattttttttgtcaaaagaaagattCTATTCATCGACACGGCAATTCTAACATAGGGACTATTATAAAAGCAGTTGTCCCGAGTTCTTGGCCTCATTCTTCGGTCCTCACTATGATTGGCTCGATTCAGTACTAAGTTTTTCGGCAATTAATCTTCTTAATCTATGTCGTTGTCAACTGATAGAGGAACCTCCATTAAAGAGATTGAGATCCGCCATCCCTATGCACGCATGGACGAAAGCTAGTAGCACGTATCCATGGGGTTTAATCAAGAAAAACGTCCCTAAAAGAGAGTTCCAATCTTTCAAATATCGACCGGGTCAATCTTCGGTACTTAAGTGCCTAAGGCGTTTTGATTATTGCGAGCTCTTGGTCAGTGTATATTGGGGCGCAACCGATATATCTACATAGGATCCACCCCGCTAATTTTTTCGGCTATACAAAATGGAACCTTCATTAGTGGCAATACAGAGTGCAAGCACAATCAATTGATTATGGTCTTAATTGTCCAAGCCACGAGGCAATGATTAGAGCCATGCGCCCACGAACCACCTGCAGGCAACAGGAATAAATAGCATGCTCATCTACTACCACTATGGTCATTAGTCAACAACGAAGAAGAGCCTTTCCAATTCCCACCCTGTGCTTTCGAATTGACGGATAACAACCCCGCTCCACCTTAAGTTCATCGTGGCGGGGAGCTGACTAGAGTCTATCATCGCCTAAAGGCAAAGGAGTGGATGTGTAGGCATACATATAAGCCATCgtgcctttttatttatttagtttttttctcatcctaaggcacttatTGAGTATACGGATACATtaaattcattaagttcaaggcATTCATTATGTTAGGTAACAATAATAAATGGATCACATTATCTTTTTACATGGTCATGTGTTCGAGCCATATCATGACTGAACTTCTTACAACTCGATACCATCTGCAATTGCTACCTTGTGTTGATAGATATTCTGATTTCTAATACGTAGGTGGGGCTATCGTAACAGGTTTGTACACCTATGGacgataaataataataataatgctaAGTGGGTtgaaaagatgacaaaaatgTAAGCTCAGTTCTTGAGATCAAGAACTTGTCTTAGTGGGCTGGTCGATGCTTGTTTCAGGGGAAAAGATCGACGACCTAGATGACTC
The genomic region above belongs to Rhodamnia argentea isolate NSW1041297 chromosome 6, ASM2092103v1, whole genome shotgun sequence and contains:
- the LOC115757635 gene encoding uncharacterized protein LOC115757635 isoform X3, translated to MEFFRNAKVVRLRSRHDKYLVAEEDEEGVVQARDGSSPNARWSVEFVLNSDSVVRLKSRYGKYLTASNQPFLLGMTGRKVIQSLPRRLDSSLEWEAVREGTHVKLRTRYGHFLRANGGLPPWRNSVTHDVPHHTATQEWVLWDVDVIEIEVHSPTAMRPVEPLDHFDSSLGSETASPSSSSANSGRFSRQESNDSYVGSPPKIEGRTIYYHIADENGNVEGEDMEGYSLNFRGNNVEELTRKLEGETAMQGIIVCSRSPLNGKLFPLRLQLPPNSSTMHVVVVPPSSTVAGDFSK
- the LOC115757635 gene encoding uncharacterized protein LOC115757635 isoform X2; translation: MDLFTKTGAVKLRSHLDKYLVADDDSQRARQSRNGASARARWSVEPVEGRGHLIRLRSCHGRYLAASDEPFLLGMTGKRVLQASPEEGSYSSWNFEWEPVRDGFQVKLRSWCGKYLRANGGPPPWRNSVTHDDPLAGGTTNWVLWDVEAVARSTDAAALEDYASSFSSFSSSVLDGDDRDDVAVRSDVWSPTAVAIAPRNNGGKQISGAGYCLLSGMEFFRNAKVVRLRSRHDKYLVAEEDEEGVVQARDGSSPNARWSVEFVLNSDSVVRLKSRYGKYLTASNQPFLLGMTGRKVIQSLPRRLDSSLEWEAVREGTHVKLRTRYGHFLRANGGLPPWRNSVTHDVPHHTATQEWVLWDVDVIEIEVHSPTAMRPVEPLDHFDSSLGSETASPSSSSANSGRFSRQESNDSYVGSPPKIEGRTIYYHIADENGNVEGEDMEGYSLNFRGNNVEELTRKLEGETAMQGIIVCSRSPLNGKLFPLRLQLPPNSSTMHVVVVPPSSTVAGDFSK
- the LOC115757635 gene encoding uncharacterized protein LOC115757635 isoform X1; the encoded protein is MDLFTKTGAVKLRSHLDKYLVADDDSQRARQSRNGASARARWSVEPVEGRGHLIRLRSCHGRYLAASDEPFLLGMTGKRVLQASPEEGSYSSWNFEWEPVRDGFQVKLRSWCGKYLRANGGPPPWRNSVTHDDPLAGGTTNWVLWDVEAVARSTDAAALEDYASSFSSFSSSVLDGDDRDDVAVRSDVLSPKAVAVRSEVWSPTAVAIAPRNNGGKQISGAGYCLLSGMEFFRNAKVVRLRSRHDKYLVAEEDEEGVVQARDGSSPNARWSVEFVLNSDSVVRLKSRYGKYLTASNQPFLLGMTGRKVIQSLPRRLDSSLEWEAVREGTHVKLRTRYGHFLRANGGLPPWRNSVTHDVPHHTATQEWVLWDVDVIEIEVHSPTAMRPVEPLDHFDSSLGSETASPSSSSANSGRFSRQESNDSYVGSPPKIEGRTIYYHIADENGNVEGEDMEGYSLNFRGNNVEELTRKLEGETAMQGIIVCSRSPLNGKLFPLRLQLPPNSSTMHVVVVPPSSTVAGDFSK